The stretch of DNA AATTGTTTCAGTATCCGTAAACCCACTTAAGTCTGCTTCGCCTCTAAAATTAGTAACAACACTTTCTGATTTGTCCACATTATATATGGCCACTCCAAAAATGGGTTCTTTTGTAAGCTCACTAAGAACCTTTACATTCTGTGCCCGAGAAGATATAGAAACAAGTAAAAGGAAGAAAATAGTATAAAAAAACTTCATGCTTTTAATTAAAAACCTGATTAAATATCAGTAATGATTTTGGTGTTTTAAAACTCCCCAAATGTAATTCAAAATATAGCAAAATCATACTTAAAAATGACTGTCTTTGTTTTGCATTAATTTCTACAGTAGACAAGGCATCAAATGTTGTGCCTAACAGTTGTTTTAAAAGTGTTAAATTTTCTCCAGATAGAGAATATCTACCTTGCGATTTTGCTTCAAACTTCCCTTCTGCCAAATTAAAAAAAGGGTAATCTGTATTTTTTGTGTCTGGGTAAAATCCTAAATACTTCGTTAAATTAAGTAAAAACAGTAAATGAAAATTTGAATATTCTGAATGTGTATCAAGCCACATCAACGTAGTTTCAATATAACTATAAAGTGTTTCGTTTTTTTCTTCTTCTTTTAGTGTATTCGATAATACTTCAGACAAAAACATAACAATAGAACTCTTTAAAACATTAGAGTGCAAACTTGTATAAATAGTATTCAACTTAGTTTCTTTTATAGCTTGCAATGATCTATTATTCTTATATACAATAATTAATTGCAACTGTGAGAGTAACTGAAAGTAAGCTGCCTTAGAATGTCCTTTTTTACTTTTTAAAACGCCTCTTAATAAAAAACTAACAACTCCTAGTTGTTGCGTATAGCACTTAACGATTAAGTCGTTATCTCTATATTTTAATTTGGATAAAACGATGGCATTCGTAGTAGTTAACATTATCTAACAACCATTAATTTTAGAACTTTAGTTTCAAACGAATCTAAATCAGAAAGCATGATTAAGTAAACTCCAGAAGCAACCACATTATTTGCCATATTTTTTCCATTCCAATAAGCTGTCCCCCCATCTATTTCTAGGTTGTATCCACTATGCCTTTGATTCGTTCTAGATTGGGCTTCAGCCACTAAATTACCTTCAATATCTGTTATTTTAATATTTACATTTTCCGAGACGTCCTTAATCTTAACTTTTTCCTCTACTATATTAAAAGTTGGCCTCACAGGGTTTGGATAAGCATAAGCATTTTCTAAATCTTCAAATGGGCTAGATCCACCCGAACGGAATGACACTAACCCTTTACTCGTAGCGATATAAACAATACCATTTGCTCCATCAATTGAAATATAGTTTACATCATTTGAAGGCAAAGGAGAATTATCTTTAGTAAAATGAAATATCGTTTTTTGTCCATCTGAGGATAAGTAAAATACTCCTGAATCAATGGTAGATATCCATTTATTATTTGAACCATCTACTTTAATATCAGAGATGAATTGTTCTGCTAAAAGTTCCTTTGCTATACCATCTTCTTCAATTATAACCTCTTCAACTCGAACATTATCATCTGTAAAAAAGCTTGACGTATTATATAATACCCTTAAACCTGCATGTGTTCCTATCCATAATTGCCCTCTATTGTCTATAGCCAATGCGCGAACTGACTTTATAGGAAAACCAACCTCTTCTTCGCTAATACTCTTTAACAGGTTTCCATTTTCATTAAAACCTATTACCCCTTTAGAAAAGGACGTTATAAACTTTGTTCCCAAAGGGTCTATAACGATACTATTAAACCCCAAATTATCTGCAATTGGATCATTAATCAACTCAGAAAAATTATAACTTGTCCATTGATTATTACTGGGGTTGTAAGATTTTAAAGGTTTCTCAAGTAAAGAAGTAATTGACCATAGCAAACCATTTGTATCAAAAGCTAATCCAGATACACGTAAACTAATAAAACTTGGATTCCCTGACAAAACCAGTGATTCTAACCCACTATTAGCCTGATCATATCTTATTGTTGGTTTATTATTATTAATTTCCAATAATCCATCTTGAAAAGAGCTAACAAATACCTGTTCAGAGTTAAACGGATTTATAGCAATCTTATTTAGGTTTCTAGAATTAAATAAACTATCGTATGGTGAATTATGCCAGGCCTCACCATTTAAATGACTAATCCCATACATTCTCATCGGAGATGGGTTATATCTGGTTGTATAATCTCCAAAAGTCACCCATAAACCATTCGGTTCTGCTTCAATTGAAAATGGACTATTTAATAATGGCC from Flavivirga spongiicola encodes:
- the recO gene encoding DNA repair protein RecO, encoding MLTTTNAIVLSKLKYRDNDLIVKCYTQQLGVVSFLLRGVLKSKKGHSKAAYFQLLSQLQLIIVYKNNRSLQAIKETKLNTIYTSLHSNVLKSSIVMFLSEVLSNTLKEEEKNETLYSYIETTLMWLDTHSEYSNFHLLFLLNLTKYLGFYPDTKNTDYPFFNLAEGKFEAKSQGRYSLSGENLTLLKQLLGTTFDALSTVEINAKQRQSFLSMILLYFELHLGSFKTPKSLLIFNQVFN
- the porZ gene encoding type IX secretion system anionic LPS delivery protein PorZ — translated: MFKRLIVFIIFLFPLLQFSQDFSALWEGHFSYNNIKDVSRGNNKIYAAAENAVFSLDIQTNEIEKLTTVNGLSGETISTIYYSEVYELLVIGYENGLIEVAFDNDDDILSVVDILDKITIPAVDKRINHFNAYQNVIYISTNYGISVFDLERLEFGDTYFIGNGGSQIQVNQTTIFGDYIYAACLDGSGLRKGLISNPNLIDYQNWQLVNSGNWLLIESQEDKLYAIGTNRRIYQIVNDVLTEMFLYTDTPLDMRSVNGNLIVTTQNDVFVYDANFNIISQISINPSFDTQYNSAILDSENIYIGTKDFGILKTSLVNPMVFEEIHPDGPLLNSPFSIEAEPNGLWVTFGDYTTRYNPSPMRMYGISHLNGEAWHNSPYDSLFNSRNLNKIAINPFNSEQVFVSSFQDGLLEINNNKPTIRYDQANSGLESLVLSGNPSFISLRVSGLAFDTNGLLWSITSLLEKPLKSYNPSNNQWTSYNFSELINDPIADNLGFNSIVIDPLGTKFITSFSKGVIGFNENGNLLKSISEEEVGFPIKSVRALAIDNRGQLWIGTHAGLRVLYNTSSFFTDDNVRVEEVIIEEDGIAKELLAEQFISDIKVDGSNNKWISTIDSGVFYLSSDGQKTIFHFTKDNSPLPSNDVNYISIDGANGIVYIATSKGLVSFRSGGSSPFEDLENAYAYPNPVRPTFNIVEEKVKIKDVSENVNIKITDIEGNLVAEAQSRTNQRHSGYNLEIDGGTAYWNGKNMANNVVASGVYLIMLSDLDSFETKVLKLMVVR